Below is a window of Streptomyces qaidamensis DNA.
TGGACGTCATGGCCTTCGGGTGGCCGAGGTCCGTGCGGATCGACGGTGTGGCGCCGATGATGCCGAGGATCGAGCGGACGTCGAGGGCCTGCGCGGCCTGGTGCGCCGTCTGGCGGGGCCGCTTGAGGCGGGCGCCGTACTTCGGGTCGAAGGCGAGGCCGTGACCGGTCTTGGCCATGCAGTTGGACGGGAAGCTGCGGCGTGCATCGGCCGCGATGGACGCGTTGTAGGCGACGTACGTCATCCGGCGGCGCCGGTCGGACCGGGCGATCATCTTGAGCGTCGAGGACTTGCCGCAGCCCGCGCCGGCCTGGAGGACCAGGTCCAGCCCGTCGCCGTACGCGTCGACCGCTTCGGCCTGCTCGTGGGTGGGGTTCACCACTGTGGTGCACCTCCTTTCTGGGGGTGCGGGCCCGCCCCGCATGGGGGAAGTCGGGGCGGACCCGCGGTCAGTGGTGAATCAGGCGGACGTGAGGGCTTCGTTCTCCAGGCCCTGGACCATCTCGGCGAAGTCGGCGGCCGCGGTGTCCCCGCGCTCGCCGTAGTTCGTGAGCGTGTCCAGGAGGATCTGGGCCTCGTCCTTCGTCAGCTCGTTCGCCGAGCCGATCTCGCGGCCGATGATCAGCGAGGTCGCGCGGAGCCGCTCTGCGCGCGAGTCCTTGTGACCGAGGCCGACCTTCGTGAAGCAGGCGTGCATCATCCGCATCTGCGGGGCCGTGACGGGCGTCGGGCCCTGGTCCTGCTCGGTGCCGGACGGTCCGGCCGGCGGGGCGCCCTGGTCCTGTCCAGCGGGCGGCACCGACGGGGTCGACGGGGCGCTTGTGACGCCCGTCGCGACGGGCTTGACGGCCTGCCCGTACTCCCGGATCACGTCCCCGAGCTTCGCGGGCTCCCCCGACTTCGGGTGCAGCAGGTCGGAGCCGAGCAGGTTCCGGGCCTTGGCCTGGCTGTGCAGCTCCAGCGCTCGGTCATACGTGAGGCCGTCGGCGACCAGTTCGTCCACGATGACCTGGACGGGGTCGACGCCTTGGCCGAGCTGCTCCAGGATCACCTCGGCGAAGTCCTCGCCGGGGTGGTGCACGCTGGCGTTGTAGAGCGGCTCGTAGCGGGTCTTCGTGACGGTGCCGGTGCCCGCGATCATGTCGATCACGACGTCGAACTCGTACTCAGCGCCCTCGCGCTGCACGGTCTTCACGCCGACCTTCGTGACCTTCTTCCCCTCCATCTCGTAGTCGTTCTTCGTCCGCATGGTGACGAT
It encodes the following:
- a CDS encoding AAA family ATPase; translation: MTTFTFAPATRETAKARIALQGPGGSGKTKTALRMAERLADGGDIGVIDTERGSAKKYAVVPGRPDLGGHQFGHMPMAFCSPENLIAAVKAAEEARLTVLIVDSWSHFWAGKGGLLARVEEESQKSSNRGGKFTAWAPVNDLEQDMLDALLNFPGHVIVTMRTKNDYEMEGKKVTKVGVKTVQREGAEYEFDVVIDMIAGTGTVTKTRYEPLYNASVHHPGEDFAEVILEQLGQGVDPVQVIVDELVADGLTYDRALELHSQAKARNLLGSDLLHPKSGEPAKLGDVIREYGQAVKPVATGVTSAPSTPSVPPAGQDQGAPPAGPSGTEQDQGPTPVTAPQMRMMHACFTKVGLGHKDSRAERLRATSLIIGREIGSANELTKDEAQILLDTLTNYGERGDTAAADFAEMVQGLENEALTSA